A single window of Desulforegulaceae bacterium DNA harbors:
- a CDS encoding iron-containing alcohol dehydrogenase: AGPKKFPMHMIEHSLSAIYDIAHGEGLAIVGPAWMKYKAKHSTTKFTKLANNIFGFKYPDKNSQSKAVIEAFETWFKKMGAPTRLSEASIPEKDIEKITENAHSLAVKWGLKDYTKEVIEEILRLSI; this comes from the coding sequence GAGCAGGACCAAAAAAATTTCCCATGCACATGATTGAACACTCATTAAGTGCAATTTATGATATTGCCCATGGAGAAGGACTTGCAATTGTTGGACCTGCATGGATGAAGTATAAGGCAAAACATTCAACCACCAAATTTACCAAACTTGCAAATAATATTTTTGGCTTTAAATACCCTGATAAAAACTCCCAGTCAAAAGCTGTAATTGAAGCCTTTGAAACCTGGTTTAAAAAAATGGGAGCACCCACTCGATTATCCGAAGCTTCAATACCTGAAAAAGATATAGAAAAAATTACTGAAAATGCCCATTCTCTTGCAGTGAAATGGGGGCTTAAGGACTATACAAAGGAAGTTATCGAAGAAATATTAAGACTTTCAATCTAA
- a CDS encoding histidine triad nucleotide-binding protein, whose amino-acid sequence MTKDCLFCKIANKKLDTEFIIENENLVVFKDINPQAPVHLLIVPKEHIRSINDLENKNKDIIAEMIFTAKEAAKLLSINKSGYKLQFNVEKGGGQEIFHLHLHLIGGW is encoded by the coding sequence ATGACTAAAGATTGTCTTTTTTGCAAAATTGCAAATAAAAAATTGGACACTGAATTTATTATTGAAAATGAAAACCTAGTTGTATTCAAGGATATTAATCCTCAGGCCCCTGTTCATCTTCTTATTGTTCCAAAGGAGCATATAAGAAGTATAAATGACCTTGAAAACAAAAATAAAGACATAATTGCAGAAATGATCTTTACTGCAAAAGAAGCTGCAAAACTTCTTTCAATTAATAAAAGCGGATACAAGCTCCAGTTCAATGTTGAAAAAGGAGGTGGCCAGGAAATATTTCACCTTCACCTACATCTTATAGGCGGCTGGTAG